Sequence from the Kribbella aluminosa genome:
CAGCACTCTCCACACCAGGGAACTGGTCAGCGTTGGCTGAGCCGGCTGCGAGGCCAGCTGGTCCGTAGTAGGCGAGGAGGTGGCGGCTGGTGGCAGGTTTCTTTACTGGCCTCCCGTCTCGCGGATGGAGCGTTCGAGTTCGGCGTAGACCTCGGTGAGGACGAGATCGCCGCTGTCGGCGTCGTAGTCGAAGAGTTCGCCGTAGCGGCCCCAGTCGATGGCGATGTCGAGTTGCTTTTCGGTGTCTTCGGTGGAGTAGCCGCGGCGAAGGAGGTCGCGGAAGAAGTCGTCGCGCAGGGAGCCGTCGTCGCTGTTTTCCAGGGCTTTGCAGATCGTACGGACCAGGGGTACGTGCTGGACGGCGAGGTTCGCGAACATCTCCTTGCTGGCCAGGATGCCGGCGGTGTACCAGTCGCGACCGGTTTCGGTGAGGAACGCCTGGGCGCCTTCGACCTCGAGCAGGCCGAGCATGACCGCGGCGTCGACGAGTGGAAGCAGGTCGTCTACCTCGAATGACAGCTCGTAGGCGAGGTCCGGCAGGTCGGTCTGGCCGTTGTGTGCATACACGATCTCGACGAGGCCGGCCAGTCCGCCGACGGTTGCGTCGGGCAACGGGTGGCTGAGCGGTCCGGGCGGGACGGCCGGGGCGGGTTGCCGTTCGTCACCTTTGGCCAGGGTCGCGTAGAGTTGGTCGACGAGCGCGTCGAACGTCGGGCTGCGCCGGTCTCGCGGGCGTGGGAGCCGGACCGCTACTTCGGCCTTGATGCGGCCAGGGTTGGAGCCGAGGACGAGGACTCGGTCGGCGAGCAGCACGGCCTCTTCGATGTTGTGGGTGACGATGCAGATCGCCTTGGTCGGGAACTCCGGCTGGGCCCACAGTGCGGTCAGTTCGGTGCGCAGGTTCTCCGCGGTGAGCACATCGAGTGCGCTGAACGGCTCGTCCATCAGCAGGGCGTCCGGCCGCAGTACCAGCGCCCGGGCGAACCCGACACGTTGCCGCATCCCGCCGGACAGTTCCTTCGGGTACGCCGACTCGAATCCGTCGAGCCCGATCAGATCGATCGCCTCCAGCGCGCGCTCGCGCCGTTCGGCCGCCGGCACTCCGCGGGCCTGCAGGCCGAGTTCGACGTTGTCCTGCACGGTCAGCCACGGCATCAGCGCGAAGGACTGGAACACCATGCCGACACCCGGGTTGGCGCCGTTCAGGATCTCGCCGCGGTAGCGTACGGTTCCGTTGCTCGGGGCAATGAGACCGGCAATCGTGCGTAGCAGCGTGGACTTGCCGGAGCCGGACTTGCCGAGCAGTGCGACGATCTCGCCCTCGTGCAGGGTCAGGTTGATACCTTCCAGAACCGGCAGCGTGGTGCCTCCGGCGCCGGGGAAGAACTTGGAGAGGTTCTCGACCTCGACAATCGCCGGCGGGCGCGCGACGGTCGCTGCGGTGGTGGATGTGGATGTGGTGGCGGCCATGAGGCACCTCCCGGGGGCTGGTTGGATCATGTCAGTGAGTAGCGGGTCTCGGCGAGCCGGTAGAGACGTCGCCAGAGCAGTCTGTTGAGGCCGACGACGTACACGCTCATCACCGTGACGCCGACCAGCGTCTTGGCGAAGTCTCCGCTCTGGGTCGACTGGGCGATGTACGCGCCGAGGCCGGTGGCGGTCAGTTTGGTCGAGCCGTAGCTGACGACTTCGGCGACGATCGAGGCGTTCCAGGCGCCTCCGGCCGCCGTGAGTGCACCGGTCACCCAGGCTCCGAAGACCGACGGCAGGATCACGGTCCGCCAGCGCAGTACCAGCGGGAGGCGCAGGTTGAGCGAGGCCTCCCTCAGGTCGTTGGGGATTGCGCTGGCGCCGGCGATGACGTTGAACAGGATGTACCACTGCGCTCCGAGGCTCATCAGCACGATGCCGCCGACGTTCAGGCTGATTCCGGTCCGGATCAGCAGCAGCGTGAACAGTGGGAACAAGAAGTTCGCCGGGAAGCTGGCCAGCACCTGCACGACTGGCTGAGCGAAACGGCTCACGCGGGGGTTCATGCCGATCCAGACACCGATCGGCACCCACACCAGCGAGCCGAAAACGACGAGCACGATCACCCGTCCGAACGTCACCAGCCCGAGCGCGAACGCGTGCCCGAAGGCACCGAGGCCCGTCCCGTGGTCGACGTACACGAGCATCCGGTACAGGCCCCAGGCGACGGCGAGCGCCACCACCACGGAGAACACCACGTCGCCCGCGCGGCGCCGTACCTGATCGACGTGCAGCGGGTACTCCGCCAGGCCGAACGGCCGCGTCCCGCGGTCGAGGGCGACGCCTACCGGCTTCACCAGCAGGTGCGCGAACTGCGGCACCCGCGAGCGGCGCAGCACGTCGAGCACCAGGCTGCGCGGTGCCTCGGAGGCCTCGGACTCCTCGACCCGGAACTTCTCCGCCCAGGCGGTCAGCGGCCGCCAGAACAACACGTTCACGCCGATCACCATGACGATCATGACGCCGATCGCGAGGAACATCCGGCCGAGATGCTCCTGCGAGCCGGCCGCCGCGACATAGCTGCCGATCCCGGGCAGCGCGTAAGTGTGGTTGTTCACGCTGATCACTTCCGACGCGATCAGGAAGAACCAGCCGCCGCCGAAGCTCATCATTCCGTTCCAGACCAGCGGGATCATCCCGTTGGGTACGTCGAGACGCCAGAACCGCTGCCACTTCGTCAGCCGCAGAACCCGGGCCGCCTCGTCCAGCTCACGCGGCTGCGTGACCAGCGAGTTGTAGAAGGCAAACGTCAGGTTCCACGCCTGCGAGGTGAAGATCGCGAACACCGACGCGCACTCGACCCCGAGCGTCGTGTGCGGGAACAACGTCAGCCACACGCTCAACGTCACCGACAAGAATCCGAGCACCGGCACGGACTGCAGTACGTCGAGAATCGGCAGCAGTACCTTCTCCGTCCGACGCAACCGCGCGGCGGCCGTCGCGTAGACGAACGTGAAGACCACCGACACCACGAGCGCGGCGAACATCCGCAGCAGCGACCGCGCAGCGTAATACGGCAGATTCGCCGGATCCGTCGACACGCTCGCTGCTGCAGTCGACGGCGAGAACGGAGTGTTGATGCCCTGCGAGACACGGACCAGCAGCCAGAACAGTACGGCCATCCCGGCCAGCACGAGCACATCGGCGATCAGGTGCGTGCGCGAGCGCAGCGGCGCATCCTGCGCGGTGAACGGGCGCAGCATCGACATCAGATGGCCTCCTGGACGGACAAGCGACTACGCCTCCGCCGTCAAGAGCCCCAGTGAGCTACGGCATGACGAGGACAGCGGTGAACACGGTGAACGAGCTGGATCTATGGGCGTCCGGACTCATCACAACCACCTCCTCGGGCACGACTCGGCGCCGCTCTGGCGTCGACTGAAAGCTACTCCATACTCAACGGCTTGCGCAAATGAGTGCTCGTTGGGTTAGAGTGGCGAGATCATGACCTCCGCCGTCGATCCTCGCGTCCCAGCCGAACAACTCGAAGCCGCCGCGTCGACGTTCGACCTACTGTCGGTGCCCGGCCGGCTGCACCTCGTGGTCATCCTGGCCGGCGGCGAGTACGACGTGTCCACGCTCGCCGACCTGTCCGGCGCGAACGTGCCCGCCACCAGCCAGCAGCTGGCCAAGCTCCGCGCGGCCGGCGTCGTCACCGCCCGCCGCGAAGGCCGCCGGCAGCTGTACCAGGTCAAGGATCCGCACATCCTGTCGGTGATCGCCCAGATGTTCAGCCACATCGCGCCCGACGGCACCCTCGCCGTCCAGGAACCCGACCGTCCGCCGCGTCGCCCCCGATTCACCGCAACGAGCAACGTCAGATGAGGCGTTGGACGAGCCCGATCCAGTCGGCCCCCTGCGCAGCGCGGTCGTCGCCTGGGCCTCCCGCGACGGCCGCCGCGAACCGCGCAGGCCGTCGTACGCTGGAGCGAGCACGGCGAGCTCACCCGCCCATCGCAAACGCTGGAATGAACTTGGGCAACACGTCCGGACTCAAGACGCACTACGGCTACTTCGCCGTACTCGCCGTACTCGCCGTCATGGCGGCCGTCGCCGTCGTCCTCTACCCCGTCTTCACGCGCAAACGGTGGCTGTGAGTTGTCGAACTTCCTCGCTCCTGGGCGTCTGTGGCTGCTGGTACTGATCCCAGCAGCCGTCGCGGTCTACCTGATCCTGCAGCGCCGGCGAACGGAATACGCGCTGCGGTTCACCAACCTCGCTCTGCTCGACCGCGTCGCACCACGGCGCCCGCAGTGGCGCCGCCACCTTGCCGTCGCGCTGGTCCTGCTCGCCGCGACGTCGTCGGTGATCGCCTTCGCGCGGCCCAAGGCCGTGGTCAAGGTTCCCCGAGAACGCGCCACGATCGTGATGACTATCGACGTGTCGCTGTCGATGATGGCCACCGACATCGACCCGACCCGGCTGGGCGCCGCCAAGAAGGCGGCCAAAAACTTCATCAACCAGCTGCCGGCCAAGTTCAACGTGGCCGTGGTCGCCTTCGCCGGTACGGCGACCATCGTCGTACCACCCACGACCGACCATGCCAGTGCATTGCGCGCGATCGACAGCCTGCAACTCGCCGAATCGACCGGTACCGGCGAAGGCATCTTCGCCGCCCTGCAGGCCATCACCCAGGTCCCACCCGACCCGAACCACCCGAACGACCCCGCGCCCGCACGCATCGTCCTCGAATCCGACGGCAAACGCACCGTCGGCCGTACCATCCAGGAAGCAGCTGCCGCGGCCAAAGCCAAGGACGTCCCCGTCTACACCCTCACCATCGGCACCCAGTCCGGCTTCATCGAAATGGACGGCATCCGGCAACGCGTCCCACCCGACCCCGGCGAAATGCAGCAGATCGCCCAGATCACCGGCGGCCGCGCCTACAACGCCGAGTCAGCCGACGAGCTCGACAACGTCTACCAGGACATCGGCTCCTCCGTCGGCTACGACGAACTGGACCGAGAGATTACCTCCCGCTTTGCCGGCATCGCCATGCTCCTCACCTTCCTCGCCGGCGCCGCCTCCATCGCAGCAGCCTCGCGCCTCCCCTGATCCTCCGCCCAACACCACCACAGCCGACGACGTACCGCCGACACTGCGGGCGCCGCCGGCCGTACACCGTCTACACCGTGGCCCGCCCGGCGTGCGGCGGCAGCGCTCCATCACCGGCCATCTAGGCGTCACCGCCCTGACCGGCTGACGCCTCAGTTCACGGGTGTATCGGCGAGGACCGTGTGCACCGTGCGCGACGGTAGGCACTCCGCGGGAGATGCCGTCGCGGTGAGATCACGCGTGTTCAGCATCACCCCCAGGGTCGCCTGTCTCGCGAACGCCGGCGCGAAGGGCGCGGCGAGATATCGCGTCACCCGCAGTACGCCGAGTGGCACTCGCCTGATCGCAGTCGCGCCCTGAGCGCGAGCCAGTTCGACGAGGGTGACGTTCTCGGGGGCCGGCCACGTCGAGCACGCGCCGAATCGTCGACGGCTCGATCAGGCAGTGGTCGACGACGGCGGCCACGTCGACCACCGACACCACGTTGAGCAGGTTCTCTCCCGGGCCGAGGACGACAGCCGGTCCTCCCGTGCCGAGCCTGCCGCGGACGATGTCGAGCCACAGTTCGAGGAAGCAGGTCGGGCGCAGGATCGTCCAGTCCAGGCCGGTTGCCCGCAGATGCTGCTCGGCGGCGTACTTCGCCCGGAACAACGACGACGTGTGGTCGGGTGCCGCATCCTTGATCGACACCAGCACGAACCGCCGGACTCCCGCCCGCTGCGCAGCGTCGACCGTCGCGATGCAGGCCGCCCGGTCGATCTGATCCGGTCCGGCTCCCCGGCCACCCAGCAGACCGTGCACGCACCAAACAGCTGTGTCACAGCCCTCGAGTGCTGCAGCGACCGCCGCGTGGTTCCGGACGTCGCCAACTGCCACCTCGCAGCCATTCACTGGTGCAGTGCCCGGGGTGCGCGTCAGCATCCGGACGCGCTCGCCACGTTGCACGAGCCGCCGTACGACGATCGAACCCAGCCGGCCGGTGCCGCCGGCAACGAAGATCATTGCGGCCGCGCGGACGAGTGCAGTGCCGCGGCAACCGCCGCGTCGACGCCGGTACTGCTGGTGTCGAGTGGTTCGAGGTAGAACCTGGCCGCCGTCGCGCGGCCGCGCTCGACGGTGAACACGACAACACCGCGCATGTGGTGTCCGGTGCCGTCGCGACGGGTGCCGTCCATCGCCCATTCGGTCCACACCGTGTCGCCGGCGACCGCCAGCGCCGGCACTCGTACGACGAGATCGGGGACCATGTCGAAGATCGCCGACCAATTGCGCCCTACCTGATCGTTGCCTGTGAAGCCCCGTGCGGGATGCGCCGGAGTCTCGTTGACGTAGTCGGCAGCGAACAGGCTGACCAGCCTGTCCAGGTCGTGGCGGTTGACCGCCTCGACGAGATCGGCGACGAACCGCTCTGCGATGGTTTCCATCGCGCACCACCCTTGGCTACACTACCTAGTATTCAATACAAGACTATGGAACCAAATGCCACGACACGTCAAGACGTCCCGCAGTTACGATTCGTCTGCGCGCCGCCGTCAGGCCGAGGCGAACCGGCAGGCGATCCTCGCAGCCGCCCATGAGCACTTTCTGCAGTACGGGTACGCCGCAACCACGGTAGCCGCGGTGGCCCGGGCTGCCGGTGTGTCCACTGAGACTGTCTACAAGGCGTTCGGGCCGAAGCGTGCGCTCGTCCGGGCACTCTGGGAACGCGGCCTCGAGGGGCGGCAGCCGGTGCCGGCGCCCGAACGCAGCGACCGGCTGAGCGCCACCGAGCAGGATCCGAGGACGGTGCTCACCGGTTGGGGCCGACTCACGACGGAGGTCGCCCCGGAAGCGGCGCCGATCATCCTACTGATCAGAGATGCCGCCGCTCAGGATCCCGACATGACGACGCTGCTGGCCGAGGTGGAGCAGCAGCGCCGCGACCGGATGCGCCACAACGCTGAGCGCCTCGCCGCTCAGGGCTGGCTGAAGCCCGGTCTCGAGCTCGCCCGAGCGGCGGACATCCTGTGGACCTACTCATCGCCGGAGCTCTACGAGCTGCTGGTCCTCAAGTCCGGCTGGCCGCTCCCGGCGTACGGCGACTTCATCTCCTCAGCCCTTGCCGCCGCATTACTCGACCACGACCTCCGCTGAGCTGTCGTGCGCCTCCGCGGGGGTCCTGTCCGTTCTACCGAGCCGTCGCTGCGTTTGTGGGCTTGCCCGCGTCGGCGCGCGGTGTCGGCAAGCCGCTACAGATGTTGGCATCGGCCCCACGACTTTGCACACCCGAAACCGGCGGCCGCGGCCCTGGTGCTGCGGCTTTCGGAGCCGTGGCCGCATGATGGATTCCCGCGAAGTCGCTTCCGATGGTCAGGGTGATCGTGCTGGAACCCCCGGCTGGTGCGGTGGCGGGTGAGCCGGCGACGTACGAGCGGAGCAACTCCGCGCCTGGCCCGGAGCTGACAGTCGTGGTCGAGCTCCGCGTGGTCGTGCCGATTCCGGAGACGTGGAAGCCGAGACTGGTCAGTTCCGTCCTGACAGTGGCCGCCTTTCCGGTGACACCAGTGGCGTTCAGGACCCGTACGGCGACTTGGCCCGGTTTGGTGCGGCTGGAACCCGGATGGCCGGCAGCGGTGGACAGGGTGCCGGTCCACCGCTGGTCGCTGCGCAGCAGCTGGAAGACCTCGTTGAACTGCGGTTCCGCCGGGACAACCCGGTTGGGGTCGGTGGAGTCGGCCGTGTTGGGGGCGGTGATGAAGGTCATGCTGTTGGTCTTGAGGGAGCGGAGTTGCTCGGCGAGACCCACCAGTTTGTCGATGGAGCCTAGTCCGGGATCGACGGTGAGCGACGATGTGGCGGCGTCTGCGAGCTTGTACAGGGTCACCGGGTTGGCGAGTGTCCCAGCGCTTTCGAGCTTCTGGGCCAGCGACGACACGAACATCTGCTGCATCTTGATCCGGCCCAGGTCTCCCCCGTCGCCGATGCCGTGCCGGTCCCGTACGAACGCCAGTGCTTCCTGATCGGTGACCAGGTGCTTCCCGGGTGGGATATCGAGTTTGCTGCGCCAGTCATGGATCCCGGGATACGGGACGCAGACCTCTACCCCACCGACCGCGTCGACCATTTTGCGGAAGCCGTTGAAGTCCAGCCGGATGAAGTGATCCACACGCAGGTTCGCCATGTGCTCGACCGTGGCAACCGCGCAGGACGGACCGCCCAGAGACATCGCCAGATCGAACATCGCCGCGTTCGACCCCGCCACCGTGGCGTGCGGATCGGTCCGCGAAACACAGGCAGGCCGCGCGACGACCAGGTCACGCGGGATCGAGGTGATGATGGCGTGCTGCCGGTCGGCCGACAAGTGCACCAGCATCGCGGTGTCGGAGATGTCGGTACCCAGCTTGCTCGCGTTCCCGAAGGCTGAGCCCTGCTGACCGTTGCGGGTCTGCGACCCCAGAACGAGGACGTTCAACGGACGCTGCCCCTTGGCATCGGCTGCGGGCTGGTCGGGCCGCTGTCCGAGGATGTCCAGCGGGTTGCTGGCAAGGTTGCTGTCGAGCTTGAAGTACAAGCCTGCGCCACACGAACTGATCAGCAGCAGGCTGACCAGCGAGGCGACCAGCACCTTCCCGCGCCGCGGCATCCGCCGCCACCAGTCACCCCTGCGCCGCCGGATCCGGGACGGTGCCGCGCCGCCGGACCCACCCGGTCGACATCCTCGGGCACCAGCACGAGCGGTTCGCCCGCCGCGCCGGCCGGCTGCGGACGTCTGACCCGGACCATCTGGCGCACTCTTCTGACCTCGCTGCACCAGCATCCCTTCGTCGCGTCGACCACCTCCCCCTCGAAAATGTGACGATCAACCCTGCCCGCAGGTTGTCACCGTCCGCCGACCCACCGGGTCACCAGCCCTCGTGTGCGGCTGGTGACAGCGTTCTAATAGCAGCCGACCACCACCGTCGATGTCCCGTTGACGTCTGACAGTCCGGCTGCTGCCCGGCTCGTCCCGGTCGAGCTGCTCGTGCAGTTGCCTGACGCAACCATCGTCCGGTTCAGCGCCCGCGGCACGACGCTGCGGCTGCGCAAGTACTCCCCCGACGCGCTGACCGCGATCACCATCCCGGCCGAGTGCGGCTGCGGTGACCCACCACCAGCAGACCGGCCCCACCCGCATCACCCTCCGCCGGTACGCCGTACCGCTCGAGGAACGCGCGATCCACGGCGACCTCGAGCACGGCTGGCACCACCACGAGGCCGGCCTCCTCCGCCTGGCCGACGCGGTCCACACTTCTTCACCCTGCTCGACGGCCTCCGTACCCGCGGACGCGTCCCCGCCTGAGTCCGCCGTGGTCGGGCGGTTAGGGACGGCGGTGGGCGGGCTCGGTGGTGTCGAAGTGGTTGCGGGCGGCCTCCACCTTTGCCAGGTTGGGGGACCACTCGGCGAGGGAGTGGAAGAGCGGGGCGAGGCTGCGGCCGAGGGGGCTGATGGCGTACTCGACGCGGGGCGGGACCTCCGCGTGGTACTCGCGGGTGATCAGGCCGTCGCGCTCGAGTTGCCGCAGGCGCTGGGTGAGGACCTTCGGGGTGATGGCGCCGATCCGGCGGTGCAGCTCGACGAACCGCTGGACGCCGTACTCGTTCAGCGTCCACAGGATCGGCGTCGTCCAGCGGCTGAACACCAGGTCGACAACGGGCGCGATCGGGCATGCCTGCACGGGATCAGCAGTGGTCTCGGTCACAAACCCAATACTATCCTCTAGGTACCTACTATCCCCAGGCGATTAGCGTCTTCCTCATGATCGTGATCACCGGAGCAACCGGCAACGTAGGCCGTCCCCTCGTCCAG
This genomic interval carries:
- a CDS encoding SDR family oxidoreductase, translating into MIFVAGGTGRLGSIVVRRLVQRGERVRMLTRTPGTAPVNGCEVAVGDVRNHAAVAAALEGCDTAVWCVHGLLGGRGAGPDQIDRAACIATVDAAQRAGVRRFVLVSIKDAAPDHTSSLFRAKYAAEQHLRATGLDWTILRPTCFLELWLDIVRGRLGTGGPAVVLGPGENLLNVVSVVDVAAVVDHCLIEPSTIRRVLDVAGPRERHPRRTGSRSGRDCDQASATRRTAGDAISRRALRAGVRETGDPGGDAEHA
- a CDS encoding LCP family protein, translating into MPRRGKVLVASLVSLLLISSCGAGLYFKLDSNLASNPLDILGQRPDQPAADAKGQRPLNVLVLGSQTRNGQQGSAFGNASKLGTDISDTAMLVHLSADRQHAIITSIPRDLVVARPACVSRTDPHATVAGSNAAMFDLAMSLGGPSCAVATVEHMANLRVDHFIRLDFNGFRKMVDAVGGVEVCVPYPGIHDWRSKLDIPPGKHLVTDQEALAFVRDRHGIGDGGDLGRIKMQQMFVSSLAQKLESAGTLANPVTLYKLADAATSSLTVDPGLGSIDKLVGLAEQLRSLKTNSMTFITAPNTADSTDPNRVVPAEPQFNEVFQLLRSDQRWTGTLSTAAGHPGSSRTKPGQVAVRVLNATGVTGKAATVRTELTSLGFHVSGIGTTTRSSTTTVSSGPGAELLRSYVAGSPATAPAGGSSTITLTIGSDFAGIHHAATAPKAAAPGPRPPVSGVQSRGADANICSGLPTPRADAGKPTNAATAR
- a CDS encoding nuclear transport factor 2 family protein, translating into METIAERFVADLVEAVNRHDLDRLVSLFAADYVNETPAHPARGFTGNDQVGRNWSAIFDMVPDLVVRVPALAVAGDTVWTEWAMDGTRRDGTGHHMRGVVVFTVERGRATAARFYLEPLDTSSTGVDAAVAAALHSSARPQ
- a CDS encoding ABC transporter permease, whose product is MSMLRPFTAQDAPLRSRTHLIADVLVLAGMAVLFWLLVRVSQGINTPFSPSTAAASVSTDPANLPYYAARSLLRMFAALVVSVVFTFVYATAAARLRRTEKVLLPILDVLQSVPVLGFLSVTLSVWLTLFPHTTLGVECASVFAIFTSQAWNLTFAFYNSLVTQPRELDEAARVLRLTKWQRFWRLDVPNGMIPLVWNGMMSFGGGWFFLIASEVISVNNHTYALPGIGSYVAAAGSQEHLGRMFLAIGVMIVMVIGVNVLFWRPLTAWAEKFRVEESEASEAPRSLVLDVLRRSRVPQFAHLLVKPVGVALDRGTRPFGLAEYPLHVDQVRRRAGDVVFSVVVALAVAWGLYRMLVYVDHGTGLGAFGHAFALGLVTFGRVIVLVVFGSLVWVPIGVWIGMNPRVSRFAQPVVQVLASFPANFLFPLFTLLLIRTGISLNVGGIVLMSLGAQWYILFNVIAGASAIPNDLREASLNLRLPLVLRWRTVILPSVFGAWVTGALTAAGGAWNASIVAEVVSYGSTKLTATGLGAYIAQSTQSGDFAKTLVGVTVMSVYVVGLNRLLWRRLYRLAETRYSLT
- a CDS encoding winged helix-turn-helix transcriptional regulator, whose protein sequence is MTETTADPVQACPIAPVVDLVFSRWTTPILWTLNEYGVQRFVELHRRIGAITPKVLTQRLRQLERDGLITREYHAEVPPRVEYAISPLGRSLAPLFHSLAEWSPNLAKVEAARNHFDTTEPAHRRP
- a CDS encoding ArsR/SmtB family transcription factor, whose protein sequence is MTSAVDPRVPAEQLEAAASTFDLLSVPGRLHLVVILAGGEYDVSTLADLSGANVPATSQQLAKLRAAGVVTARREGRRQLYQVKDPHILSVIAQMFSHIAPDGTLAVQEPDRPPRRPRFTATSNVR
- a CDS encoding TetR/AcrR family transcriptional regulator, with the translated sequence MPRHVKTSRSYDSSARRRQAEANRQAILAAAHEHFLQYGYAATTVAAVARAAGVSTETVYKAFGPKRALVRALWERGLEGRQPVPAPERSDRLSATEQDPRTVLTGWGRLTTEVAPEAAPIILLIRDAAAQDPDMTTLLAEVEQQRRDRMRHNAERLAAQGWLKPGLELARAADILWTYSSPELYELLVLKSGWPLPAYGDFISSALAAALLDHDLR
- a CDS encoding VWA domain-containing protein, producing the protein MSNFLAPGRLWLLVLIPAAVAVYLILQRRRTEYALRFTNLALLDRVAPRRPQWRRHLAVALVLLAATSSVIAFARPKAVVKVPRERATIVMTIDVSLSMMATDIDPTRLGAAKKAAKNFINQLPAKFNVAVVAFAGTATIVVPPTTDHASALRAIDSLQLAESTGTGEGIFAALQAITQVPPDPNHPNDPAPARIVLESDGKRTVGRTIQEAAAAAKAKDVPVYTLTIGTQSGFIEMDGIRQRVPPDPGEMQQIAQITGGRAYNAESADELDNVYQDIGSSVGYDELDREITSRFAGIAMLLTFLAGAASIAAASRLP
- a CDS encoding ABC transporter ATP-binding protein; translated protein: MAATTSTSTTAATVARPPAIVEVENLSKFFPGAGGTTLPVLEGINLTLHEGEIVALLGKSGSGKSTLLRTIAGLIAPSNGTVRYRGEILNGANPGVGMVFQSFALMPWLTVQDNVELGLQARGVPAAERRERALEAIDLIGLDGFESAYPKELSGGMRQRVGFARALVLRPDALLMDEPFSALDVLTAENLRTELTALWAQPEFPTKAICIVTHNIEEAVLLADRVLVLGSNPGRIKAEVAVRLPRPRDRRSPTFDALVDQLYATLAKGDERQPAPAVPPGPLSHPLPDATVGGLAGLVEIVYAHNGQTDLPDLAYELSFEVDDLLPLVDAAVMLGLLEVEGAQAFLTETGRDWYTAGILASKEMFANLAVQHVPLVRTICKALENSDDGSLRDDFFRDLLRRGYSTEDTEKQLDIAIDWGRYGELFDYDADSGDLVLTEVYAELERSIRETGGQ